The sequence below is a genomic window from Roseofilum casamattae BLCC-M143.
TCGCTGCCAATCCGAGCAACCAAACCCCAGAGCCTTTCGCCGGTAAGGGCAAGACAAAATCATGTGGAGATTGCGGCCGCGATCGCCAATAAGAAAACCCCAATACAAGTGTCGTCAGACACCAGAATAACGCAAAATTATCCGTAATTCCATAGAGAATAGTCACAAAGACAGCGATCGCCACCGGAAGCGCTACTTCCCGTCCGATGGGCAAAACTCTCGTATCTGGAGACCCCTCTCCCAGGGACTTGGTGGGAATAATCCGATGGCGCGTGACCCAAAAACCGGCGATCGCCAAACTTATTGCGATGGGAGATAATCGCAACAGCATCGCAAACGAACCCTGGCGCAAGACAACGCTATTGCAGAACAGCGTCCAAACTCCGAGACCCCAAACCCATGCCAAACAGGACGTTTCAACGATCGTTCCCGCCCATTCCCGACTCTGCTTCATTCTCATAAAAGCGATAAAACTGATAACTATCCGCAAACGGCATATCTTGAGAAACTGGATAAATAATATGGCGATCGCACAACCATTGCCCGAAGCGCACCGCTGCTTTCGCATCGATCTGGCGACGGAGCATCCACCAGTCCACCGCCTCCGCTGCTACGAACGTATTGGGATAGAGATTACCACGATACCATCGATCCTTAATTTCCACACCCTCCGGCGATCGCATCCCCTCCAGCACCTCGTGCAACTCCTTGTTGCTCGGCGGGATAAAGCGATCCTCGGGTATTATTTCCTCGGGTTCTTTTGGCTCTTGTCCGCGATCGTTTATCCCAAGAGACTCGAACTTCTCCAATAGATCGTCCCAATGAGACGATCGCAGATGCACGTCTTGTTGCGGAAAGGGAATTTCAACTTCGCGATCGCGCAACGCCTTCTCCAGCGCAAAATACAGATCGCTCCGCAAGCGAAACTGCCGTCGCGGTTCGCTCAGCCACACCAACAACTCAAAATTGAGAGAACTATCGCCAAACCCTTTAAACATCACATTTGGAGGAGGTTCCACCAACACTTCCGGATGAGCATCCGCCACATTCAGTAAAATCGATCGCACCTCCTGGGGATCGCAAGAATAAGCGACACCCACCGGTACGTGCAACTGAGACACCGGGTTGCCATGACTCCAGTTAATCGCTTCCGTCTCCAAAAAACGAGAATTGGGCACGATAATCGACACCCCATCTAAGGTTAAAATCTGGGTACTGCGCGCGCCGACATTTTCCACCGTTCCCATCAAGTCGGCAACTTCCACAAAATCGCCAACTTGCACGTGGCGTTCAAACATCATAATCAATCCGCTGATTAAATTATTCGCAATATTTTGCAAGCCAAAACCAATCCCAACCCCCAACACGCTTCCGATAATGGTTAGGGAGCCAACATCGAGTCCCCATACCTGCAAGATAATCAGTACCCCGAGAAACATGAGTAGGGATTGCACGATTGTGCCGATCGCATCTTGCACGGCGCGATCGGTACGGGTAACGGCGAGGATGCGTTGGCGGAAAAAGACAGTGAAATTGCGCACCCCCGTCCACAATCCAATGGTTAATCCAATCAGAAATAAGACATCTAAGAGAGAATAGCTATTTTGATTCAGACTAAAAATCGGCCCCGTAAAACTTCTAATGACCAGAGAAAAGCTCCAATAGCGCCATCGTCGCAGGAAGGGAAACAAGTTGGTTGCATAGTAGGCGGCGCCGTACCATAAGGCAACAAACAAAAGCAAACGGCAGCTGGTAATTAAACGATGAGTGGTGGCTTGGGACAACTGGAAACGCCCGATGGCCAGGGCATGTTGTCCGGGAGTCATTTTAGACATCAGACGATACTCTCCCCACTGAGTCAGTCGAGCGATCGCCAATTGCAGAGTAAATACCAGAGCCATTGTGCACAATGCGATGAGGGATGCCCGGCGCAGGTAGCTCAATTGACGCTCGGTCTTGGCTTGTTCCATGGCCTGCACCATGAGCTGAGCATAGCGCCGTGCTTGGTCTTCCGGGGTGATGGTTCCGCCTCCATCGCGCAACGTGACCGTCAATACATAATTCCCATCAATACTTACAGCGACCTGTTCTACATCGGTTTCCAGGGAATATTGCGGACGAACCCGTTTAGAATTGAGATACTTGCGCAAGACATTATCCAAGGTTTGGTTAATGGCTTCAGCGCGCTCGGGTGCGGGAAAATCTGCCAGACCTCCGATGGCAAAGAGGTTCCGCCCGTCAATTTGTACGGTGGCTTGGGCTTGAGTTGGGGCTAATGGCGATCTGCCCCAACTGGGAATGGCGATCGCGGTTAAGCTGAATGCGAGTAGCGCGATCGCGATCCATCGCTGCCATCTAAATTTTCTGTTCCTAACTATTATCATTATTTTTAATATCCTCGCGCTCCGATGCTGGCGTATTTTGTTTGAACCGTTCTTTTGCTCCTTGAAAGGCTTCGCGCATAACCGCTTGAATTTTTTCGGGATCGGGTTTTTTCCCTCCCATTAAATCGCCAAAATAGACGCAAGCCCCTTCTCCGAGAGCAAAAGTATAAGCAGCAGCCCAAGATGCAGCGATCGCGCTACCAAATCCCGGAATAAATTTTACCAATTCTCGGCCGACAGCTTGCGCCAAAAATCCACCAGCGATGGCACTGGCGACTCCTCCGGCTTGCGAAGGACTTAAGGTTTGGCCGTAGAGTTTTCCTAATAAACCCACCATAGAAACTTGCAGTACCGTTAAAACGGGCATGGTGGCAAAAGGAAGAGGAACGGCAGCAGCAGTTGCCGCCATAATTGAGAATGCCGTAATGTAGCGTCGTCCTACGTCTCGATATAAGTTGCCTAATTCTTGCGTTACTTCTCCATCGAGGAGCTGATGCATGGCACGAGATTCGGCTTCCGGGAGCAATTCGGCTAGGGTTTCGCGCAGCTCTTCCAAGCCATAGAAGACGGGAGTATAGCCATCTTCTTCTAGGGTAAAGTCGATGGGGACGGCGCGATCGCATAATGTTCCTAACTCGTCTTGAATGCGATCGCGCGATCGTTGCAATTCCGGGAATTCCGGAGGATAAGCGGGATGGTTCTCCTCTCCTGCTGGATAGGCTTCGTGTAAGCAAGTGATGGCAAGCAAGCAGGGGACTTGCGGATATTGTTGGCGCAGAGAGGCGACCACTTGTTGCAGGGTATCGGTAGCAAAGTCATTAATTTTTACCGTCAGAACCAGCACTCGAGCGCGAGTGGTTTCGGTTTCCAGATCTTGGGCGAGTTCGGCAATAATATCCTCGGTTTCTCGTTCGATGTCTCCGAGTCCGACGGTATCGGTAAAAATCAGCAGTGGTAAGTCTTCGGACGGATAGGCATACCGTTCCGTATGTTGGGTATGGGGACGAAATCCTTGCCCGATAATTTCGGCGGAAACTCCGGTTAACCCTCGCACGATAGAGCTTTTACCGGTTTGCGGTTTGCCAATGAGTAGGGCTTCGGTTGTCGGCAGTTGGGAACGAACGCGATCGAGAATTTCAGCGATTTTATCTTCGCTAACGCGGAACCACTTGAGCATGGATATTGTTGGCACGAGCGATCTAGTTTATCTTAAGCCTAAGTTGCCGCAGCGCGCGCATCAAAGATATTCGGCCCGGATTCCCGTACCTTTTGCTTATTCTTATGTTTGAGCTAAAATTTTCGCCAATGCATTCTTAAATGAAATGCTCAATACGTTCGTTGCGATCGCCTAACGCTGTAAGTCCCGTCTCGCGATCGGCAATGACTGAGAATCTTGCACTTTCTCTTTAAAAGCTTTCCCTGCCATAAATACTGGAACAACGATACCCGGAATCGTCATAATTTCTCCCGTTTTCGGATTTCGCCCGTGTCGCTGCGGATCGCCCTCTGGTTTAAATGTGCCAAACCCGACTAGGGTGACTCTTTCTCCCGCACTAACCGCATCTACAATCGCCGCTAACGTATTATTCACAACATCGCTGGCATGTTTTTTACTGCAGCCCGAGCGCAATGCCACTTCATCAATTAATTTGCTTTTGTTCATAATCGATCGCCTGAAAGATCCGAATTAATTATACTCTTAATGAAGAATCCCTCTCCCGTGGGAGAGAGATTTTCCGCAAGCAGACACGAAGGCGAGATTCGGATCGCAGTTGCTCGAGCCAAACCTCGAGTACTATCTCGGAGTCATCGCCGTACTCAACGGGACTTGAAAGAGAACAGTTTTCCATTCTCCACTTTCGTAATAGTCAATTTTGAACTCTCCTTGAAATACGCTCAGTCCTTCGGGGAGTTGAATCGTATCGTTAGTGCCATAAACCAAGCAATGTTCTGGGTTAGGCGTACTAGTTGGAGAATCGAAGTTATTCAAGTTCGATCGCAATACATCTTGCCTTAATTGATTATATTCTTCCTCAGAAATCAGTTGGCGATTGTGCAGGCTTTGGTAGTATTGCAACTGAGCCTCTAAACGACTCGAATTAACCTGAGATGAGTCTTTTGTACAGGAGTTAGGCTTAAACACAATATTCCTCACATTATGATCCCACCATTTTTGTCTCTGAGTCAACCAGTTTTTCGTTCGAGTTGTATGCAGAATACGAACGCGATCGCCATTAATTTCCAGGCGAATCCAATCAGCTCCTTTACTTCCGATAAATCCTAAAACATTCCACACTAAAACTGAACCGACTGAAATTCCTGCATCTTCTAGCTTGAATTTCATCACGCCACGGTGTTCGTAAAAGTTATTGGCGACGACATCGGGATTCTGGACAACTGGATTGGCAAAACTAGGTTTTCCAGTCCCATAGCTGACTGGAGTTAACAAGGCGATCGCTAGATATGCACCCGTCACAAAAGGATTTAGGCTTTTTCGGATAAACATTGTCTCTTCTGGGTTTAGTTGTTCAACAGTAATCCAAGCAAGCATAATTTGAGGGCGATCGCATCCAGATGCGATCGCCCTATTCTCCTGCTATTGCCTGAGAATTATACACCTATGCTAGTCACTATGTTAATAAAATATAGAATATTCGTTGCTCGATTGGGCGTACAGCACTCTCATTTGCGATCTTTCAATGTCATGCCTTGACTGAGTTTTAGTATTGGGCTTCGATTTTATCCTTCTTCTATCACTCTCCGGAAAGCTAAAGTTTTTCGGAATCGTAGAGTGTAGGCAAGACAGGCGATCTCGCCATTTTTTCTGAGTAGTCATTCCCAAGGGTTATGCTCGAATCTCAGTGACAGCTCGAGTTAAATATTCTAACGTTTTCGCAACTGTCCCAGTGGCTAACAGTTCTCGTGCATACTCGAAGCTGGTTTCGAGACGATCGCAATATCCGCACCGCCAGAGATAGAATCCTCCATTCCAGATTGCTGAATTGAGCAGAGGAGTGGGTTGGTTGTGGATAACATTATGTAAATGAGCGATCGCATCTTGACCCGAAGTAAACGGAACATCTTTTCCTTCAATCCCATAGTCTCGGTGGTGCAAAAACAGTCGTTCTAATGTCATCTCTGTTGGGGAGAGCGTTTGCCAATTAGCAGTACTGAAGCTGATAATAGCCGTACGGGATAGAGGCAAATCTCCGCTACCTTCGAGTCCTTTAATCGCCGTTAGTTGACGGACATTGCGTAACATTAAGGCTTCTTGAAAGAGCTTTTCTGTGGGGGGATGGACGTAACCGGTGAGGAGATGAAACGGCCCGCTATAAGGCGACCAAATTAATTCGGCAGTGGCTAATGGCGGACGTTTGCCAATTTGCTCGCGAAAGGGAACGAGTTGGTGAGCCAAGGGAAAATGTTGAGGCAGATAAATAAACCCAATACCTGTCTGGTGAAAAACCTGTTGAGTTTGCTCGAGGGAAAGGGGTTCCCAATTTACTCCCAATCCTTGCCACAGTTCAATTAGGGGAATGCCGTATTTCGTTGGCATGGTTGTCCCACCGTGCAGGATAACCGGACAGCCTGCGGTGGCGAGAATGAGTGCGGTAATAATATTAACCGGAACAAATCGCGATCGCCCGTCGTAAGGAATGCCCAAAACCACTGCCACTTCTCCGTCTTGGCGAGGATGGAGCTGGGGGCCCATCCGCTCGTAAGTATCGAGTATGCCCGCCAATTCAATGCCAGTCGGCCGGCGTATTCGATGGGCGATCGCAAAAGCTCCGATCTGTGCTGGCGTTGCCTCTTGAACCAGCATCATCCGAGTGGCTTCGGCCATTTCCTCGCGAGTTAGATATTTTCCGGTGTGAGGGCCGCTGCCGACTTTTTTTAACAGCTCTCGAAAGGCATCACTCATTAGGGTTGAGAAGGTTAGAGTCTTGGGGAACGTATAAATATTGTAGTGAAGTTCAGTCAGTCTGATTCTGTTTCGCTCCACTTCTTTTAAAATCAATATGTTGGAGAAACCCGGTTTCTCGCCTCATATTTAACGATCGCCATAGTTGAAAAAGACATCCGCTTGTCGTTCGCCGGAACTGTTGCCGTAACTGGCAATGGTTAGGGTTTGTAAGGGGTCAACCAAGGGTTTAGCTGCCAATTCTACGAGGCGCAACAAGGGAATTTGACGTTTTAGGGGTTCGCGAGCCGATCGCCAATTCAGGAAGACATAGCCATCGTTCTCGAGACCGAGGGGAGCAATACTCTCTTGGAATAAGGGGTCGTTGGCTAAGGAATTTTCTGCCGTACCATTCAAGATCTTATCCATGGCCGCAATAGACGAGGCAATAACTTCATAGCCATCGATCGCCCCATGCACTCCTCGGACTTTTGCTTCCAATAATTGGCTGGCGCCATTTTCCGACGGAGTCCCTAACTTCGTCCACGCTCCCAAGATCTTCTCCTGTAAGGCAAACGATCCGGTACTGTATCCTTGTTCGCTGGCGATCGCATCCAACCGCGCAATCAACCCCGGTTCGTCTTCATTGCGATCGACCATAACAACCCAATCAAAATTATCCTTATCTTCAGACGGCAATAAGGCGATCGCGTATTCTCCAGTCATTTGGTTCAAAATTTCCCCTTGCACGTCCAACCCCAACGTTTTTCCCAAACTCAATAACGGTTGGTTCGGTAACTGAGAAACGCGATCGTATCCTGTGGTTTCTGCTTCGAGTCTTTGCGATAACTCCCCTAAGTTAGAGCCGCTGACCGCTAAATAACTGGATGCGGGAAGATAGTTTAAGAGGGGGACGCCTTCGGTAAATTTTGGCTCTTGCGGAGTTAACTGTTCCGAATCCACCGTAAACCATGCCGTTTTCGCTAAAATTCCGGTGGGAGGAGTTAAGATCTCAACGCCCAACTCCTTATATACGGGATAATTAG
It includes:
- a CDS encoding mechanosensitive ion channel domain-containing protein encodes the protein MIIVRNRKFRWQRWIAIALLAFSLTAIAIPSWGRSPLAPTQAQATVQIDGRNLFAIGGLADFPAPERAEAINQTLDNVLRKYLNSKRVRPQYSLETDVEQVAVSIDGNYVLTVTLRDGGGTITPEDQARRYAQLMVQAMEQAKTERQLSYLRRASLIALCTMALVFTLQLAIARLTQWGEYRLMSKMTPGQHALAIGRFQLSQATTHRLITSCRLLLFVALWYGAAYYATNLFPFLRRWRYWSFSLVIRSFTGPIFSLNQNSYSLLDVLFLIGLTIGLWTGVRNFTVFFRQRILAVTRTDRAVQDAIGTIVQSLLMFLGVLIILQVWGLDVGSLTIIGSVLGVGIGFGLQNIANNLISGLIMMFERHVQVGDFVEVADLMGTVENVGARSTQILTLDGVSIIVPNSRFLETEAINWSHGNPVSQLHVPVGVAYSCDPQEVRSILLNVADAHPEVLVEPPPNVMFKGFGDSSLNFELLVWLSEPRRQFRLRSDLYFALEKALRDREVEIPFPQQDVHLRSSHWDDLLEKFESLGINDRGQEPKEPEEIIPEDRFIPPSNKELHEVLEGMRSPEGVEIKDRWYRGNLYPNTFVAAEAVDWWMLRRQIDAKAAVRFGQWLCDRHIIYPVSQDMPFADSYQFYRFYENEAESGMGGNDR
- a CDS encoding HU family DNA-binding protein, whose amino-acid sequence is MNKSKLIDEVALRSGCSKKHASDVVNNTLAAIVDAVSAGERVTLVGFGTFKPEGDPQRHGRNPKTGEIMTIPGIVVPVFMAGKAFKEKVQDSQSLPIARRDLQR
- a CDS encoding anthranilate phosphoribosyltransferase family protein produces the protein MSDAFRELLKKVGSGPHTGKYLTREEMAEATRMMLVQEATPAQIGAFAIAHRIRRPTGIELAGILDTYERMGPQLHPRQDGEVAVVLGIPYDGRSRFVPVNIITALILATAGCPVILHGGTTMPTKYGIPLIELWQGLGVNWEPLSLEQTQQVFHQTGIGFIYLPQHFPLAHQLVPFREQIGKRPPLATAELIWSPYSGPFHLLTGYVHPPTEKLFQEALMLRNVRQLTAIKGLEGSGDLPLSRTAIISFSTANWQTLSPTEMTLERLFLHHRDYGIEGKDVPFTSGQDAIAHLHNVIHNQPTPLLNSAIWNGGFYLWRCGYCDRLETSFEYARELLATGTVAKTLEYLTRAVTEIRA
- a CDS encoding DUF3352 domain-containing protein codes for the protein MNQNAIAPWGKPGLRVLAIALCVLAFCLTGCSRSLPSARSLDTSAAMFVSKQAPLAISLLATPEQIVRDLPKIGKNKLTAKTLPRILEAKTGLNYAEDIQPWFAGNATFALTSPDLDRDRDNAKQPGYLLVLPTTDAQLSQELLQVYWEREAIAGSELVVEPYGGVQLVYARDVEGLSTAVVGSKFVLISNSPKVLRDAINTVQAPGLSLAGTAEYKQVRERLSEEDAAIISIDLPKLAERLGIDANYPVYKELGVEILTPPTGILAKTAWFTVDSEQLTPQEPKFTEGVPLLNYLPASSYLAVSGSNLGELSQRLEAETTGYDRVSQLPNQPLLSLGKTLGLDVQGEILNQMTGEYAIALLPSEDKDNFDWVVMVDRNEDEPGLIARLDAIASEQGYSTGSFALQEKILGAWTKLGTPSENGASQLLEAKVRGVHGAIDGYEVIASSIAAMDKILNGTAENSLANDPLFQESIAPLGLENDGYVFLNWRSAREPLKRQIPLLRLVELAAKPLVDPLQTLTIASYGNSSGERQADVFFNYGDR